The Poriferisphaera corsica DNA segment AGGACGCGTCGGGTGATTTTTTCAGATTAGAAAATGTGCCACACCGAGCAATCACGATGGGGGTAGGAACGATCATGAACGCGAAGCGAGTGATCATGATGGCATATGGTGTTGCGAAAGCATCGGTTATTAAGAGGGCGATTGAGGGCAAGGTGACGAGTGAAGTGGCGGCATCGTTCTTGCAGGGACATGAGAATGCAGTGGTTTATGTTGATCGTGCAGCGGCGGGGCATTTAACGCGGTTTGATCGGCCTTGGCTGGTGGATCCGACGTATACGTGGGACAAAAACAGGATTATCAAGGCGACGATTTGGTTAGCACAACGACTCGGCAAGCCGTTATTGAAATTAACGGATTTGGATTACAACAAGAATCATTTGCAGAGTTTGATTGCAGAGCATGGGCCAGCGTTCAATATTAATTTGAAGGTATTCAGGCACATGCAGGGGACGATTACGGGCTGGCCGGGCGGGAAGCCTGACGAGTTAAAACAGCCGGGCGATAGAAAGTGGCCGAATGATGAGGTGTTTCCAAAGCGAGTAATCGTGTTTAGCCCTCACCCAGATGACGATGTAATCTCGATGGGCGGAACGCTGATTCGTTTAAACGATCAGGGTCATGATGTACATGTAGCGTATCAGACATCAGGTAATATTGCGGTGTTTGATGATGATGCACTTAAGTTTGCGGATTTTGCGCATGACTTCAATCAACTCTTTGGAATTGACAACGAAAAAGCGCGAAGTATTGAAGCGCATGTGGAGCAGTATTTGAGAAACAAGGGGATTGGAGAAAGTGACTCTAATGAAATCAGGCAAATTAAAGGGTTAATTAGGCGATCAGAAGCAAGAGCAGGATGCCGATATTGTGGTGTACCCTCTGAACGAGTTCATTTTTTAGATATGCCTTTCTATGAAACAGGGAAGGTTGACAAGAAACCTTTAGGTGAGGATGACATTGAAACTGTTGTTAGTTTTTTGAGGAAAATTAAACCTCATCAAATATATGCGGCAGGTGATTTAGCTGACCCGCATGGAACGCATCGCGTGTGTTTGGATGCGATATTTGAAGCAGTGGAGTGTGTGAAGGATGATGCGTGGTATCAAGCGTGCCAATTTTTGATGTATCGAGGCGCATGGCATGAGTGGGAGCCAGAGAGTATTGATATGTGCATACCTTTGTCACCGCTAGATGTCGAGCGTAAAAGGCAGGCTATTTTCAAGCATGAATCGCAAAAAGACTCGGCAGTCTATCCGGGAAATGATTCACGTGAATTTTGGCAACGAGCAGAAGAACGCAATGCGGAAACGGCTGAACTTTATAATGAATTAGGGCTGCCAGAATATTCTGCGATGGAAGCATTTGCGTTGTATACGGGTGATAAAAATTACCCAACACGTATTAGCAAGTCACAATATACTTGTTGATGATTTATTAATTATTTTACCTCGATGGTGTGGATATGAAAAAAACGACTAAGGCTGTCATCATGGCTCGGGGACTGGGTACACGTATGCGCAAAGCTGCGGAAGGCGGTGGTATTTCGGATAAACAGGCATCTGTTGCCGCGAAAGGGATTAAAGCGTTAATACCGATCAAACGACCTTTTCTGGATTACGTCATACATAATTTAGCGGAAGTTGGATTTACGGATGTGTGCTTGATCATTGGTGAGGAGCATCATTCTATTCGTGATTATTATGATCATGAAGCGGGGTTAAGCCGAATACGCGTCTCGTATGCAATACAGAAGGATCCGAAGGGGACGGCTGATGCTGTAGCTGCAGCAGAATCTTTTGCTGGGAATGATTCTTTTATTGTCATGAACTCGGACAACTACTATCCATGTGCCGCGTTTGAGAAACTGCATCATGGGAATGATGCAGGGCTGGTTGGATTTGATAAGCAGGTCATGATCGATGAGAGTAATGTCGCTGCGGATCGGCTGATGGGGTATGCCATTGTAGAACATAGCGAGAAGGGGGAGATGATTACGATTCATGAGAAGCCGTGTGAGGCGGTAATGGCTAAATTCGGGAAGCATGCATTGTTGTCAATGAATTGCTGGCGGTTTACGAAGTCCATTTTTGAAGCTTGCCGTAATATTGAATTGTCGAAACGTGGCGAGTACGAGCTAACGGACGCGGTAAATTATGACATCGATGAACTTGGCGCACAGTATACGGTCATGGCATGCAAGGAACCTGTATTGGATCTATCATGCCAAGACGACATTGCGTCAGTGGCCGCACGGATTGGAGACATGGAGGTTAAGCTTTGAGTGACATGCCCTGCTCTTCTAAATTTGGTGCGACTTGCGCAGAAAATTTAATTGCAAGTGGAATGAGTGAGTGCGAAGCACACAACAAGGAAAGATTATTTGATCAATGCAGCGCGTGGTTAGTCGATAAGATGGGCAGGCCGATAGAAGAAGCTATGGGGTTTTGGCTTCCGGGACGGTTAGAATTTTTAGGAAAACATACAGATTACTGCGGTGGAAGAAGTATGCTAGGGGCAATTGAACGGGGAATATGTATGGTGGCCGCAGCGAGGAAAGATCATTGCGTTAGGGTTGCAAGGATTGACCGAGGGGAGGAACGAACATTTGAGATAAAAGGTGAGATCGAACCCCGACAAGGTGATTGGATGAATTATCTGATGACGGCGGTCAAACGGGTTCATCAAAACTTTGGCAGTTTACACGGGTTTGATCTTATCATTGGTTCAGATCTGCCGATGGCGGCGGGGATGAGTAGTTCGAGTGCGGTGATTGTTGGCATGTGGCTAGTCATGGATGCGGCCAATGGATTAAAAAAACGATCGATCTATCGTGAACAGATTAGTGACGAGCTATCGCTTGCTGAGTACTTGGGGTGTATAGAAAATGGTACTGATTTTCGAGAATTAGAGGGGAATCGCGGGGTGGGGACATTGGGTGGATCTCAAGATCACACAGCGATATTGCTTAGTGATGCAGGAAAATTAAAAACTTTTGGTTTCTCGCCAATTCGTTTTGAGCAAATGATTGAGATTGATAAAAAATATGCTTTTATCATTGGTGTGAGTGGTGTGGACGCGCATAAAACTGGGGCCGCGATGGCTGATTACAACAAAGCAGCGATGCTCGCAAAAGAGCTCGTCGAGATGTGGAATAATCAAACCGGTAGCCATGCTAAAACGCTCACAGAAATCGTGAGATCAGACAGCTTTGATATGACTATAAACAATCTATTCATCGAATACAGTGGTGAGTTAGATTGTAAAGAGTTAAAAAATCGTTTGGCTCATTTTATTCGTGAAAATGATCAGATTATTCCGGCTGTTATGAAAGAATTAAAGTCTAATCACTACGATGTAGTTGGTGACTTAATTGATCAGTCACAGAATTCTGCAGAGAAATTACTTGGCAATCAAGTGATGCATACCATTGAGTTAGCCAAAAGTGCACGAAATTTGGGGGCAGTCGCGGCGTCAGCCTTTGGTGCTGGCTTCGGTGGAAGTGTGTGGGCATTAGTGGAAAAACGTGATCGTGATCGACTAATGAAGGCGTGGAAAAAGGCATACAAAGATTTTGACATGGCTACTAGCGAAAGAGCGTGCTTCTTCGAAACGTTGCTTGGGCCAGGAGCAATGCGTGCTATCTAGCAGTTATTATGGGATTGGAAAGGGACATATCTTAGGTTAAATGTGCATGGGTCGAAGTATTTGCTGTAATCATTACTCTGTATTGGCATAATAAACGGGGCAGAGGTGCTAGTATTACGTGTCAGAATTTTATGGATGACCGTGATATTGGAGTTGATGCATGACTGTGAAAATAACGATTCAGGATGTGCTTGATGCAAAGGAACGGATTAGAGGTACCGTGCTGGAGACACCTTGCCAAAGATCGTCTCAACTTGCTGAGTACACGGGGTTCGATACATGGTGCAAATTGGAATTTTTACAACGCACAGGCAGCTTTAAAGAGCGAGGTGCGAGTAATGCATTAGCCTTGCTGTCTGACGAGCAAAAGCGGCGTGGTGTGATAGCCGCATCGGCGGGGAATCATGCATTAGCATTAGCCTACCATGGACAACGATTAGGTGTGGATGTGAAAGTGGTGATGCCAACGTTTGCGCCGATGATTAAAATATCGACGTGCAGAAGTTTTGATGCAGAGGTCATATTACATGGCACTTCATTTGGTGAAGCTGTTCAGCAAGCCCATGAGATAGGTGAAGCGGAGGGACGCCAGTATGTGCATGGGTTTGACGATCCGCCAATAATTGCTGGACAAGGAACAATGGGGCTTGAGATACTTGAGCAAGTGCCTGATGTTGATGCCGTTGTGATACCAATTGGCGGAGCGGGGTTAATTGCAGGCACCGCACTTGCGATAAAAAGCCAGCGTCCTGAGGTGAAGGTGATCGGTGTGGAGCCGATAAATGCATGCTGCTACATGGACGCACTCAATGCGGGCAAGCCTGTGAAAATTGCGGCTAAGCCGACTCTAGCTGACGGGTTGGCAGTGCACACGGTTGGCGACAATGCGTTTGAATTGGCACGTGATTTGATTGATAAGGTTGTCACAGTCACGGAATCGGAAATCGCTTTGGCTATCTTACGCTTAGTAGAGCGCGAAAAGAGTGTGGTAGAAGGTTCGGGCGCGGCATCGTTGGCAGCATGTATTGCGGGGAAGTTGCCTGAGCTAGAAGGAAAGAAGGTTGTGTTGGCGTTATGTGGGGGGAATATTGATCCATCGATTTTGAGCCGCATTATTGAGGTGGGTTTGGCTGCAGATGGACGTATTATCCGGTTTACTGCACGGATCAGTGATCGGCCTGGCGGATTAGCTGAGTTTGCAAAAGTCATTGCGAAAGCTGGGGCAAGCATTAAAGATATTACGCATGATAGAACGTTTGCTGGGCCAGACGTGTCTGCGGTGCATGTGCAGTGTAAAATTGAGACATCAAGCCATGAACATATTGAACGCGTCTATCAATCGCTTAGGGAACACAAAATACCATTTAGACCGGTTGAAATCGAGGCGGAAACGTTGAGTGCATACCATTAACATGAAAAAGGACGCTGTTTCCAGCGTCCTTTTTCATGTTGGGGTTGAATTTAATCTTCAATATTCGGAGCTAGGTCGATCACAGGGAGTGATTGATTAATCGATGGGAGCGGAACATCAAGATAACGTGAGACGTTGGGAACCTGCAGAGCTGCGCGAAGCGCTCGGAGGTCTCTCATAAGTTCCTTCTTAAGAGCTGGATAGTATTGCTCAGTAAAGAAGAAGTATTTGGCGGCTTCCTCGTCAATGAGATAAACTTTGTCTGTTTTGATGCCAGGCATGAGGAGTTGGCGGCCGATAGCGAATTTGGAAAGCGTAAGCATGTCGTGGCCGCCGTTAAGACGGACAACTTGTTTGAGCAGAATTGCCCGCTTAAGGCGTGCAAGATCTTTCTGATTTTGGATGAGTATCGTGTATTGCTGCTTACCCTCTTCGTTGACCTGATTCATTTTCCAAAGCAATTCATCCCATGTGTGGCGATCAGGGCAATCGAGAATGCGGATATCGGGAACAGGTTGATTCAGAATATCGTCAACTGCACCGTCAGGCTGAAGTGTGTATGTGATGGCAATGACACGCTCCTTGAGTGCATCAAAGATTAGATCAGTATCTTTCTTAGGCTTATCATCTGAATCAGCGTATACTTCGTCGGCGAAATCTTTGGCATAAGTCCAAAGGAAAGACACATCGAACTCAGCGATTGCATCTTCATCGGGTTCGAAGAAGATAATACGTTCCTCGTTGATTTTTTCATCAAGCTTGAGACGTTTGATGACTTCATACATTTGACGGTAAACGAGGATAGGCTCGCCGGGGAAACGCTCACCGACAAAACGATCGAATGGATAGCTGGCGGCAAGACGAAAATCTCGTTCGACAGCCATATTCGCCAGGCGCTTATACTCTTGCAACTTTTCGTTCTTCAGCAGGAAACCGAGATCGAAAACATCTTCGGCTCGGATTCGATAAGCATCGCGGAACAGTTGATGATCGAAGCTATCGAAAGCGTCTTCGTCCTTAGGCAGATTGCGGCCAACCACGCGGTTGTTCGGCAGGATGTACGGAGTGATCACGATGATGACTTCACGGCGTTTCTTTTGCTTGTCGGTGCTGCGAAAGAGATTACCAATCAATGGTATGTCGCCGAGGAATGGAACTTTGTCGATTTGACTGTTTTGATCACGGCTGACAAGACCACCGATAATGAAGGGGGTATTATTCGCAATACGCGTATGTGTTTGTACACGGCGAACAGAGATGCGTGGAGCTTGAGCGAGAACGTTTTGATCACGATCACGGATGACCAGTTCTTCACCAACGACTTCGTTCGAGACGATTCCATCGATTTGCATGCTAACTTCTTCAGCATTTGAAGCAACGCGAGGTCGCACATTTAAAAGAATACCAACGGGTATATATTTAAAATTCAATACAACCTCAGAAGTGCTGCTACCCTTATAACTGGTCGCTACGGGTAGTTCTTCGCCAACGCGAATCGATGCTTGTCGTGTGTCGAGTGTTAAAACACTGGGGCGTGAAAGAATTTCGGCGTTACCATCGCGAACAAGCGCTTGAAGTTGAGCTCTCCATTTGCCATTGAGACCTTCAACGGAAATATCAAGCATTTTCGATTCATCATTTGCTGCTTGGAAATTGGGCAGCCGTCCAAAAATAACTTCTTGTATACGTTCAAGCTCACCGCCAAATGCGTCACCATCTACTGTCCACTGAACTCCTAGTTTTTGAAGTCCTGTTTCAGAAATTTCTAAAACCATGGCTTCAATATAAATCTGTTGTGCGGGCAAGTCGATGGTGTTTCGAATACGATCTAGAACATCAGAAAATTGCTCTGGTTTTGCGGGATTGTATAGTACGAGCAAATCCATCGTACGAGCAGCATTCGTGTAGTTCTTAAGTTCTGAGGCTGTCGTTGGGGCTTGTGTCATACCAAACGAAGCGGGGCCGGATTTGGTGCCGCCAACAAGATCTACAAAGTCGGGGGTTGGCGTCAATACAATGGCGGGCAATTTTTTTACATCAACACTCCCGCTTGGTGTAATTTTCCTGTATTTGGTTGCATTCCCAAGACTTTCAATTTTGAAATCAATGCATTGAAAGCCAAAACCCTTTAGCAGCGCGACAGCACGATCCGCATCAATATAGCTGAGTGTAATCAGTTCACTTGCAAGATCTCGAACTTTTAGATTCTTGGTATTGTCATCAAGTTTTTGCTTTGCATCTCGAATGCTTTTTACGAAGTCGTCACGCTCTTTCTTCGCAATATCTGGGATTGAGCCTAGTGTCTGTGCATATATGTAAACGTGAGGCGCTTGGCTACGATAGGTTTTGTAGCC contains these protein-coding regions:
- the nagB gene encoding glucosamine-6-phosphate deaminase, encoding MNSFRFDPRMSREKIATVVRDNSAAVSCEVAAEIAALIREKAAAGEKAVLGLATGSTPKGVYRELIRMHREEGLSFKNVVTFNLDEYYPMPVDHLQSYVRYMNEQLFDHVDIDRESVHVPDGTLEAREVAGFCAAYERKIAGYGGLDLQILGIGRTGHIGFNEPGSGEESLTRMIWLDEITRQDASGDFFRLENVPHRAITMGVGTIMNAKRVIMMAYGVAKASVIKRAIEGKVTSEVAASFLQGHENAVVYVDRAAAGHLTRFDRPWLVDPTYTWDKNRIIKATIWLAQRLGKPLLKLTDLDYNKNHLQSLIAEHGPAFNINLKVFRHMQGTITGWPGGKPDELKQPGDRKWPNDEVFPKRVIVFSPHPDDDVISMGGTLIRLNDQGHDVHVAYQTSGNIAVFDDDALKFADFAHDFNQLFGIDNEKARSIEAHVEQYLRNKGIGESDSNEIRQIKGLIRRSEARAGCRYCGVPSERVHFLDMPFYETGKVDKKPLGEDDIETVVSFLRKIKPHQIYAAGDLADPHGTHRVCLDAIFEAVECVKDDAWYQACQFLMYRGAWHEWEPESIDMCIPLSPLDVERKRQAIFKHESQKDSAVYPGNDSREFWQRAEERNAETAELYNELGLPEYSAMEAFALYTGDKNYPTRISKSQYTC
- a CDS encoding GHMP family kinase ATP-binding protein; translation: MPCSSKFGATCAENLIASGMSECEAHNKERLFDQCSAWLVDKMGRPIEEAMGFWLPGRLEFLGKHTDYCGGRSMLGAIERGICMVAAARKDHCVRVARIDRGEERTFEIKGEIEPRQGDWMNYLMTAVKRVHQNFGSLHGFDLIIGSDLPMAAGMSSSSAVIVGMWLVMDAANGLKKRSIYREQISDELSLAEYLGCIENGTDFRELEGNRGVGTLGGSQDHTAILLSDAGKLKTFGFSPIRFEQMIEIDKKYAFIIGVSGVDAHKTGAAMADYNKAAMLAKELVEMWNNQTGSHAKTLTEIVRSDSFDMTINNLFIEYSGELDCKELKNRLAHFIRENDQIIPAVMKELKSNHYDVVGDLIDQSQNSAEKLLGNQVMHTIELAKSARNLGAVAASAFGAGFGGSVWALVEKRDRDRLMKAWKKAYKDFDMATSERACFFETLLGPGAMRAI
- the ilvA gene encoding threonine ammonia-lyase, whose protein sequence is MTVKITIQDVLDAKERIRGTVLETPCQRSSQLAEYTGFDTWCKLEFLQRTGSFKERGASNALALLSDEQKRRGVIAASAGNHALALAYHGQRLGVDVKVVMPTFAPMIKISTCRSFDAEVILHGTSFGEAVQQAHEIGEAEGRQYVHGFDDPPIIAGQGTMGLEILEQVPDVDAVVIPIGGAGLIAGTALAIKSQRPEVKVIGVEPINACCYMDALNAGKPVKIAAKPTLADGLAVHTVGDNAFELARDLIDKVVTVTESEIALAILRLVEREKSVVEGSGAASLAACIAGKLPELEGKKVVLALCGGNIDPSILSRIIEVGLAADGRIIRFTARISDRPGGLAEFAKVIAKAGASIKDITHDRTFAGPDVSAVHVQCKIETSSHEHIERVYQSLREHKIPFRPVEIEAETLSAYH
- a CDS encoding nucleotidyltransferase family protein, whose protein sequence is MKKTTKAVIMARGLGTRMRKAAEGGGISDKQASVAAKGIKALIPIKRPFLDYVIHNLAEVGFTDVCLIIGEEHHSIRDYYDHEAGLSRIRVSYAIQKDPKGTADAVAAAESFAGNDSFIVMNSDNYYPCAAFEKLHHGNDAGLVGFDKQVMIDESNVAADRLMGYAIVEHSEKGEMITIHEKPCEAVMAKFGKHALLSMNCWRFTKSIFEACRNIELSKRGEYELTDAVNYDIDELGAQYTVMACKEPVLDLSCQDDIASVAARIGDMEVKL